A window from Seriola aureovittata isolate HTS-2021-v1 ecotype China chromosome 14, ASM2101889v1, whole genome shotgun sequence encodes these proteins:
- the ccdc172 gene encoding coiled-coil domain-containing protein 172 isoform X2 encodes MTRQTASEAELAYRVTRLVPAVKVAIIRCNEKIKNGTEKYEKASEELDEKAQQSSVMRLQHDLIKKCEDQMLKKIEELLCQKRHLWERLSKVKRESKEEEEIFLQEISRFNSDFSLRGNRETVFESQTHTEILDLEREVESLYKDMELMSSSNRHMSSMQEQKRALQLELQGLDNSRRDLDRQLSVAEAMTASLRAESLFVSQKPLTDSTCLRLRKELEMHKKAALELRQEELSSEIRLLQSMLDSSQGSEQH; translated from the exons ATGACGCGTCAAACTGCGTCAGAGGCGGAGCTAGCTTACCGAGTGACTAGGTTAGTTCCCGCGG tcaaAGTAGCCATCATCAGATGCAATGAGAAAATCAAGAACGGCACAGAAAAGTATGAAAAGGCCAGTGAGGAACTTGATGAAAAG GCGCAGCAGTCGTCTGTGATGAGGCTGCAGCACGACCTGATCAAGAAATGTGAAGACCAGATGTTGAAGAAAATTGAGGAGCTGCTCTGCCAGAAGAGACATCTCTGGGAACGTCTA TCCAAGGTAAAGAGGGAGTctaaagaagaagaggaaatcTTCCTTCAAGAGATCTCAAGGTTCAACAGTGACTTCAGTCTTCGAGGGAACAGAGAAACAGTGTTCGagagccaaacacacactgagatcCTGGACCTGGAGAGGGAGGTGGAATCATTATACAAAG ACATGGAGCTGATGAGCAGCAGTAACAGGCACATGAGCTCCATGCAGGAGCAGAAGAGAGCGCTCCAGCTTGAACTACAGGGTCTGGATAACAGCCGGAGAG ACCTGGATCGGCAGTTGAGTGTGGCTGAAGCAATGACAGCGTCTCTGAGAGCGGAGAGCCTGTTTGTCAGTCAGAAACCTCTCACTGACAGCACCTGTCTAAG ATTGAGGAAGGAGCTGGAGATGCATAAAAAGGCAGCGCTTGAGCTTCGGCAGGAGGAGCTCAGCTCAGAAATACGGCTCCTGCAGTCA ATGCTGGACAGCAGCCAAGGGAGTGAGCAGCATTAG
- the ccdc172 gene encoding coiled-coil domain-containing protein 172 isoform X1 has protein sequence MSLDALFQQILLTEHQLTEQTQKFKDVKVAIIRCNEKIKNGTEKYEKASEELDEKAQQSSVMRLQHDLIKKCEDQMLKKIEELLCQKRHLWERLSKVKRESKEEEEIFLQEISRFNSDFSLRGNRETVFESQTHTEILDLEREVESLYKDMELMSSSNRHMSSMQEQKRALQLELQGLDNSRRDLDRQLSVAEAMTASLRAESLFVSQKPLTDSTCLRLRKELEMHKKAALELRQEELSSEIRLLQSMLDSSQGSEQH, from the exons ATGAGTCTAGACGCACTATTTCAACAAATCCTTCTAACTGAACATCAACTGActgaacagacacagaaattCAAAGACG tcaaAGTAGCCATCATCAGATGCAATGAGAAAATCAAGAACGGCACAGAAAAGTATGAAAAGGCCAGTGAGGAACTTGATGAAAAG GCGCAGCAGTCGTCTGTGATGAGGCTGCAGCACGACCTGATCAAGAAATGTGAAGACCAGATGTTGAAGAAAATTGAGGAGCTGCTCTGCCAGAAGAGACATCTCTGGGAACGTCTA TCCAAGGTAAAGAGGGAGTctaaagaagaagaggaaatcTTCCTTCAAGAGATCTCAAGGTTCAACAGTGACTTCAGTCTTCGAGGGAACAGAGAAACAGTGTTCGagagccaaacacacactgagatcCTGGACCTGGAGAGGGAGGTGGAATCATTATACAAAG ACATGGAGCTGATGAGCAGCAGTAACAGGCACATGAGCTCCATGCAGGAGCAGAAGAGAGCGCTCCAGCTTGAACTACAGGGTCTGGATAACAGCCGGAGAG ACCTGGATCGGCAGTTGAGTGTGGCTGAAGCAATGACAGCGTCTCTGAGAGCGGAGAGCCTGTTTGTCAGTCAGAAACCTCTCACTGACAGCACCTGTCTAAG ATTGAGGAAGGAGCTGGAGATGCATAAAAAGGCAGCGCTTGAGCTTCGGCAGGAGGAGCTCAGCTCAGAAATACGGCTCCTGCAGTCA ATGCTGGACAGCAGCCAAGGGAGTGAGCAGCATTAG